The sequence CGTTCCTTGCCGTTGTCTTTATGCTCTTTGCGATGGCCTTGGGTGGAAAGATCAATTTCTGGCAAGCGTTCTCGGCGGCCGTTTACGCCGCCTTCCCATTCAGCGTCCTTAAGTTTCTGCTGAATACACTTATTCTCTTTCTCAAAGACCCAAGTGATATTCATCCGATCCTCGGGCAGAGCACGCTCATCCAGGACAACCTGAATTTTCTCGTGCTCCCGTCGCAGCATCCGGTGATCTACACGCTGCTGAGTTCGCTGAGCCTATTTGGTATGTATTGGATCTGGCTCAACGCCACCGGCCAGGCGAACGCGGGCGAGAAGGTGACGTCAAACATGGGGTGGACAGCCAGCATCTCGCTCTACCTTATGCTCGTCCTGTTTGGTGTGACGATGGCGGCATTGTTCCCGAGCTTTATGAGCTGATCACTCGTAACGCAGTGATTCGATAGGATCGAGCCGAGCGGCTTTCCACGCGGGGAACAATCCGAAAATTATCCCGATGCCCACGCTTGCCCCAAAGCCGGCGAGCGGGGCCCACAGCGGGACATAGGCTGGGAAAAAGATCTTTACGACGAAGCTCAACGCCCATCCGATGAGCAGGCCGAGCAGGCCGCCAAAGCCTGTCAATGTAGCCGCTTCGATCAGGAATTGGAGCAGAATATCGCTCTTGCGCGCGCCGATGGCCTTACGGATGCCGATCTCGCGAGTGCGTTCGGTCACGGAGACGAGCATGATATTCATCACGCCGAGCCCGCCGATCATGAGGCCGACCGATGAGATAACGACCATAAAGAGGAACGTCATCGCCATGATCGCTCGAAACTGATCGATAATGCTCGCGGCCGTTTCCATCGCAAAATTATTCTTCTCCCCAAAAGCGACCTGGCGCCGTATCCGCAGCAGGTCCTGAATGTCGTCCTTGGCCTTTTCCAATTGTCCCTCACGAGCGACCGCGAGAATGAACAGGTCCTCGGCCGCCGGTTTGATCTTGAGGGCGGCTCCCATCGGCATATAGATGACGTTGGTCTGGTCGTTATTCCCGCCGCCGCCGCCGAAGAGCTGCTCGCGCTTCTCGAGCAATCCAGTGATCCGAAATTCAAGCCCGCCGATCTCGATGGTCTGTCCGATCGGCGATTCGTATGGGAAATATGTCTCTTTGACAAAATCACCGATAACACAGACATTTGTCTTGGCCTCGTGCTCGCCGGGCGAGAACCAGCGGCCATCGATCAGCACTTCGCCCGGAGCGCGCTCGACGTCGGGCATCGTGCCGACAAGCTGGACGGCACTTGACGTCTTGCCGTTCTTGCCTGTAACGCTCACTTTCTGGCCAAAAAAGCTGCTAGAAACATCGAGATAAGGCACCGCAAGTTCAACGGAAGGTAACCGGGCAAGCGCGGCGGCGTCATCCATCGTGAGCGGCTTGCGCATACGCTCTTCGCGGGTGGGCGAACTTGTGCGCACGCCGATATCGAATTTGTAAAGAAAGATCGAACGCGTGCCGTATGACTCGATCTCTTTCCGAAAAGCGAGGTCAAAGCCGCTGATGGCCGACGAGATAAGCATAACGGTCACAACGCCGACGACAACGCCAAAGATCGTGAGAAACGAGCGCAGCTTATTGGCCTTGAGCGTGTCAATGGCCATCTTGAAGTTTTCGTAAAACGGTCCCGCGGTCAGCATCATAGGCGCCAGGTGCTAGGTGTTAGGTGTTAGGTTCTGGTTACGCCGCCCCTTGAGACTTCGCATGAGGCTGCCAAGCATGCGACTAATCTCCTCTGATAGCCTCAGGGCATCATCCAGTGTTTCCTTTGAGATAAAGCCCAGGCGCCCGGCGAGTAGTAAATGTGTTTCACTCTCTCGGAGCGATCCTTGAGCGACTCCAAGAAAATGTATGTATTCGCCAAGTCCGTCCCGCCCATGCCCCTCTGCAATATTCGCAGGAATTGAGACAACCGCCCGTTTTAGCTGTGAACTCAAACCGTATCGTTCATCCGGCGGGAACTCCAACACGATCTTGTAGCAGGCCTCGACCAGATCCATGGCCCGCTGCCAGACAACCAGATCGCGATAGCTGTTCACCGTCATAAAATTACCAATACTGATTCAGGCGCGTGTCCATCTATAACCTAACACCTATCACCTCACACCTTACTCAGTCCGCAGGGCTTCGATCGGGTCCATCCGCGCAGCTTTCCAGGCGGGCATGAGGCCGGCGATGATGCCGATGCCGCCCGAAAAGACGATCGCGAAGAGGCCCGAGAGCAGCGTGATACGCGTTTCGAGAATGTAGCGCGACAGAATAAAGCCGAGAAAATACGCTACCGAGAGCCCGACCGCGCCGCCGATGACGGCGAGCGTGCCGGATTCGAACAAGAATTGACGCAATATGTCGCCCTGACGTGCGCCGAGGCTTTTTCTGATGCCGATCTCCTTTGTCCGTTCGGTGACGGCGACGAGCATGATGTTCATAATGACGATCGCGCCGACGACGAGGGCGATGGACGGCACGATGAGAATTATCATAGAGATCACGCCAAACAAACGGTCTTTTAGCCCGGTAATGGCGTCGGGCGTGAGGATGCCGAAGGTGTCCTTCTCGCCAAACGTCAGCTTACGCTTTGTGCGGAGCAGCGTCCTCACCTCTTCCACGGCGTCGTCAAACACCTTGTCATTCCGCGCTGTGACCACAAAATAGAGTCCGCGGCTGCCGCGCAGGCCGCCGAAGCTCGCGCCGTAGGTTTTTATCGGAAACTGGACAAAATTGTCCTGCGGCTGGCCGAATATCGTGCCCTTTGCGGTCTGCACGCCGATAATTCGATACGGAATGCCTTCGATGGTGATCTCGCTGCCGACAGCATCGCCGCGCGGATAGAGCTTTGTCGCCACATCCATGCCGACATAACAGACGCGCATCGCATTGTCATTCTCAGCCTCGGTAAAATAACGGCCCTCGGCGATATCGAGCTTCTCGATCTCGCCTATTACGGGTTCGGCCCCGTCGATACGGACGTCGCGGAGCGTTTCGTTCGGCCCCTTGATCTCGCGGCTGTTGGGCAACGCCTTTGCGCCGATCTTATCGACATAAGTGGCACGTGCGCGCAGAAACTCAAGTTCGTCCCACGTCAACTCCTTCTTCTTTCGCTGGGCCTCGGCAATCGTATCGGTGTCCTTAAAGTCCTCAAAGCTGAAACGCCTGACGGTAAACGAGTTCGAACCGATGCCCGCGATCTTTTCGTCAACATAAACGTTAAAGCCCTGCAGCAGCGAGAGCACCACCATGAACGCCGTCACGCCGATGACCATCCCAAGCAGCGTCAAAAACGACCTCAGCTTGTGCGCCCAGATCGCAGAAAGAGCCAGTTTGAGTGTTTCGGTCAGATTCATTCCGCCCACCAGAGCAAACTTCTAATACGCGACCGCATAATAAGAGTTTAACAAATCGCCGCCGCGCCCTTTCAGCCGCATGAAAGAGTTTTCGCCCCGCAAAACTCACATTTGCGGACGCAAAACTCATTCTTGCGGACGCAAAACTCATTCTTGCGGACGCAAAACTCATTCTTGCGGACGCAAAACTCATTCTTGCGGACGCAAAACTCATTCTTGCGGACGCAAAAGTCATTCTCGCGGACGCAAAAGTCATTCTTGCGGACGCAAAAGTCATTCTCGCGGACGCAAAAGTCATTCTTGCGGACGCAAAACTCATTTTTCGACGGCGAAAACTCATTTTTCGACGGCGAAAAGTCATTTTCTACCTGCGAAAAGTCATTTTCTACCTGCGAAAAGTGACTTTCCGATCCGCAAAAACTATTTTTCTATCCTGAAGACCGGGCTATAGGCCTGAACGAACGGATTTTTCCCCGCATCGAGGCTTTCGCGGGCGTGATCGAGCCTTTCAGCCGGTAAATAATGGCTGTGACGCCGCCAAACGCTTTATTTTATGCGTTCGTCGGATTTGATCCGGCCGTCCATGATGGTGATCACGCGGTGGGCGCGTTCGGCGATGTCGTGTTCGTGCGTTACAAGGATGATCGTGTTGCCCTCTTCGTGGAGTTTTTCGAAGAGATGCATGATCTCGATGCTTGTTTTTGAGTCGAGAGCGCCCGTAGGCTCGTCGGCAAGCAGTATCGACGGGTGATTTACCAGCGCGCGGGCGATGGCGACGCGTTGGCGCTGGCCGCCCGAGAGTTCATTCGGGCGATGCATCACGCGGTCGCCAAGCTCGACCGACGCAAGGGCGGCCTGCGCCTTGTCGTGACGCTCGCCGGCACGCATTCCGGCGTAGATCAGCGGCAGCTCGACATTATGCAAAGCGGTCGCTCGGGCGAGCAGATTAAATGTCTGAAAGACGAACCCGACCTCTTTATTGCGGATGTGGGCAAGCTCGTCGTCGGTCATGTCGGAGACAAGATTGCCGTTGATCCAGTAGTCGCCCTTTGTCGGCGAATCAAGGCAGCCGATCAAATTCATCAGCGTGGATTTGCCCGAGCCGGACGGGCCGATGATCGCGAGATATTCGTTACGCTCAACCTCAAACGACACATCGCGAAGCGCGTGCAATTCCTCGGTGCCCATCTGGTAGGTCTTCCAGATGTTCTCCATCCGAATGAGCGCGCCGCCCGCGGCTGGTGCAGGCTTGCCGTTGCCGTTCTCTTCGTCCATGAACTTATACATACGGTCGAGTCTGGAGTCGGCAGTCTGGAGTCTTGAGCAGGAATTTCTCCTGCTCAAGACTAAAGACTCAAGACTTTACGACTTATTCGAGTTGTCGCCGTCCTTCTTGGTCGTCTTCTTGACGGCCGTGCCGTCCTTGAGAGTGTTCAGTATGCGGCTCGGCCCGGTGATGACCTCGTCCCCTTCCTTCAGGCCGCTCACGATCTGCCGATCTGACTCGCCGATGATGCCCGTCTCGACCTCGACGAACTTTGCCTTATTGCCGTCAAGGATATAGACGCCCGTGATCATCTTCGGCTTATCCGCGGGCTGCGGGGCACTGCCGTTAAGCTCCGGCGTCGGTGTGCCGTCGGCGCCCGGCTTCTTCTCGATCACGGCCTGCAGCGGCACGGCGATCACATTCTCGACCGTTTTCGTCGTGATCTCGGCGGTCGCACTCATTCCCGGCCTGAGGCCGCTGCGGATCTCTTCGGTGAGGTCCTTTAGCTCGACGACGACGCGGAATTCCTTTGCTTCCTGAACGTTAATGTTTGTCGAAAGGCCGCCGCTCGTCTGCGATTTACCGACCGCTAGAGGCGTTTTCTGCGTAACTTCGCCGATGATCTCCTTATCACCAAAGGCATCGACCTTGATCTTTGCCTTCTGCCCGACCTCGACCTGATCGATCGACGTCTCGTCAACTTTTACCTCGACATTGATCGAGGACATGTCCGCAATGGTCAACAGCGCCGTCGTCGAGAGGCCCGCGACCGCGAAAGTCCCAACCTTGGAAGGTATTTCCGCGATCACGCCGTTGATCGGGGCGACCTGGAGCGTCTTGTCGCGCTGATTTCGCTGGCCGCGCAGCACCGCGGACTGCTGGCTGGCACGCGAGCGGCTCGAATCCACGCTCAGATTCGCCGTCTCGACCGCACGCCGCGAATCGCGGACAGCAACCTGCTGCTGGGCGACACGCGTCTGCGCGTCCTTGACGCCAAGCTGGCGGGCGCTGAGGTTCGAACGGGCCGTATTGAGCGATGCCTTGGCATTCTCGACACGGTCCTTCGATTCGTCGTAAAGCTGACGCGAGATCACGCCGTTCTCAAGCAGCTGCTGGTTGCGGTTCAATTCGCGATTTGCCGCATTAAGCTCGATCTGGGCACGGTCAACATCGGCCTGCGCCGTTACAACACCCTGGCGGGCGGAATCCACGGCTACCTGCGCGGTATTCAATTGCTGCTGCGCCTGCGCGAGATTATTCTGTGCGGCCGCAACCTGCGATTGCGAAACGCGAACGTCATCCTGCGCGCCCTGAAACGCCGCAAGCTGGGCATCCGTATTGGATTGCAGCTGATTTGGATCGAGACGCACCAGCGGCTGGCCTTTCGTGACCTGATCGCCTTCTTTGACGTAGATCTCTTCAATGCGGCCCTGCACCTCGCTGGTGAGATTCATGAACTGGATCGGCCGGACCTCCCCCGACGCGGTCACGCTCGAGCGAAGTTGAGGGCGATTTTCGACCTTTACGACCGTCACCTCCGGCGTATCGCTTCGCGACGCAAGAATGCTGACGAAGACGATGATCAATAACAAGGCGGCGGCGACGATGCCTCCGATGATCTTGGTCTTTCTGGTTAAGGCCATAGATAAAGTTCCTCAGAAATAGTGCGCGGAATGATCAAAAAGCTGATAATGTCGGCCGTTCCGCTGTATCAAACCCGTTATTACGACCGCATTTTTGCCATAGTTTCAAAAAACTGGCCCGTCCGGCCACTTGTCAAGTACACGCAAACTAAACAGCTAGTTTGGCACGCTATCGCTTTGCCATAAAGCGTGAAAGCGGTAAAATATCGCGATATCTTCGAACATTTCGGTGTCGAAGACCGTTCGACGCGAATAGTAATGATCGTTTGCCCAAGATGCCGGACCTCGAACCTTGACACGTCGCGATTCTGCGACGAATGCGGCGAGCGCCTGGCCGCCCATTTTGAACCTATCCCCGCCGCGCCGGCCTATGTGCCGCCCGAGCCGGAGCCGCCGGTCAGGCACGACCACGTGACGTCCTTCGGCGTTCCGGAGTATCACACTGCGGAAAGCATCAGCCCGCAGACGCCCGAAGCGGCGCCTCCCGGCGGACCTGCTCATTCACGTCTTGTAATCGAACGCGGCGACGGCCCCGGGACCGAGTTCCGCCTCAGCAACGACGAATCCATAATCGGCCGCTGGGATGCGGATAACGGCATCTTTCCGGACGTTGACCTCGATGCGTTCGACTCAGACGCCAAGGTCTCTCGGCGGCACGCACGGGTCATCCGCAGCGGCGCGTCGTATATGATCGAGGACCTGGGTTCGACCAACGGCACTTATGTAAATCGCGGCCGCCGCCTGCTGCCCGGAAGCCCCCAACCGCTGGCCGACGGTGACGAGGTGATCGTCGGGAAGACCTTCCTGAGGTTTCAGATAGGCTGATAGTAAATGGCATCCTGTGAAAAATGCGGAGTTGAGACAGTCGACGAGCAGCACGACTGCGCGGAAGCCTTATCGGCCGCTCCGCCGGTCGATCTAGTGTCCGATGACATGCTGCCGCCCGTCGCCGACTGTTCTGGCGAGGACCAAGAGCCCTCTGCCACTCATGTTGTCGAGCCCGACATTCCGTCCGAGTCGCCCGCGACTAATCAATCCACCACGGGTGCCAAAGGCCCGGGACTTAAACCTCTAGCCGAAGGGACCCTGCTGAACTCTCGCTACTCGATCATCAAGAAGATAGGCGGCGGCGGCATGGGCGCCGTCTATCTGGCGATGGACAATAACCTCGGCGGCGTTGAACGCGCCGTTAAGGAGATGGTCCAGGCGAGTATCGAGGAAGACCAGCAGATCAAGGCGATCGAGGATTTTAAGCGCGAGTCGATGATCCTCTCGACGCTCGATCATCCGGCGATACCTACGATCTACGACTATTTCTACGACGAGGATGAGGGCAGATTCTACCTCGTAATGAAATATATTTCCGGGGGCGACCTCGCCGCAAAGCTGCGGACGGCCCCGGGCGGGCGCATCGACGAACGCACTGTTACCGAATGGGCCGCTCAGGTCGCCGACGTTCTGACCTATCTCCACGGGCTCCCGGCGACGATCGTCTATCGCGACCTCAAACCCTCGAATCTAATGATCGACGGCAAGACCGATCGCATAATGCTTATCGATTTCGGGATCGCGAGATCGATCGACCAACGCCAGGAGAAAGGCGTTACCGCCGTCGGCACCATGGGCTATGCGCCGCCCGAACTTTTCTCGGGCCAAGTCGAGCCTCGCTCCGACATATATAGCCTTGGCTCGACGATGTTTCACCTGCTGACCGGAGCCGATCCGCAGAATAATCCCCTGCTGATCTTCGATTTTCAAAAGAATCCGCGCCCGCGTCAGATCAATCCGCAGCTATCAGACCAGATGGAATGGATACTGATGCGCTCTGTGGAGTACCGCGCCGAAAATCGGTTCGCGTCGGCAGACGAGATGCGGCGGACGTTGATGGAACATCTGGAGAACCTTGCAGCAGGAACGGTCACTTATGGCGTCTCCGAAGCGCCTGAGGCGGTCAGCCTTGCCAACCAGACGGTCTTTTGCGGTTTTTGCGGACAGCGGATCGTGGCCAGTGACATGTTCTGTGCTTTCTGCGGCGCAAAACAGCCCATCGGGCAGCAAGGCGTCCATGGCGAGGTCTATTCCTCACGGCCGGCGTCACCGACCGCGAAACTTTTGATCGAAGGCACCAGCGAACTCAGCGCCCCTATTTTCTCACTTGAGAAGTCCGAAAATCTCGTCGGCCGCCGCGACCCCATGTCGAATATCTTCCCTGAGGTCGACCTCTCGCGCTTTGACCCTCAGACCAAGATATCTCGTCGGCATGCCCGAATTTGGCGTGACGGGGCCGCGTTTATGGTCGAAGACCTGGGGTCTTCCAACGGGACAATACTCCTCGGGGCCACGTCTGACGGTGTGCGTCTGCTGCCACATCAGCCACACTCGCTCGAAAGCGGCGACCGGCTGAGGATGGGCGACACTACTCTGCATTTCGTTTTTGGATAGACTTTACTTTATGGCGTCAATTTCATCGACGGCACTTTCCGGGGGGCGTGAGAAGGTCGTTGATTTCTCACCGTCAGATCTGCGAGCATCCTTCTCATTACGGTGCGCGGCCCTTTTTCTTGATTATATTCTGCTTCTTGCGATTCCTATTTTATGGTTGTTGTGGGGACGTCTGCTGAGCGATACCTCCTCGAATGCAGCTCCCGGCGGACTCGTGTGGTTCCTGATTATCGTCCTCTTTTTGATAGATCTCGTGCTCTTACCGTTGTTGACCGCCCGCACTTTCGGAAAAATGGTAACGGGCCTGACGATCCTGAAGTTTGACGGCTCGGCAATCGACCTCGCAACGATCATAAAAAGGAATATTGTGGGATATTTCTTAACCTGCGCAACTCTCGGGATCGGTTTTATTGTCGCGGCATTCAATTCAACCGGACGGACTCTTCACGACATGGTTGCAGGAACCGTTGTTGTCCAGGCCCGTAAAACGCAACTATAATCATTCTCATGGCTGATCTTTTGGTCACACATCCAAACGGCGAGACGGATCGCTTCCCAATTTCCCGGCTGCGAACAACGATAGGCCGTTCGGCTCGAAGCGACGTATGTATCCCGGATGCCTTCGCATCGCGCCTTCACGCCGAAGTGCGACAAGAGGGCGACTCGTTTTGGCTCCACGATCTAGGTTCCGCTAACGGAACACGCTACGAGGGCGCCGTTGTCGCCACCGCGCAGCCCATCTTTAACGGTGGAGAGATCCAGATCGGCGAGACCAAGATCAGATTCGAAGACGGAGCCGTCCGGCGCAGTATCAGTTCAACGCTGATCGCCGATACTACCGACCAGCTCGACCCCTCTAAGACCATTGCCCTTAGCGGTGTTCGCAACCCAACTGCTGAGATACTTGACGCCTCGATCACAAGCCGAGCCGACCTCATGGGCATTATCAGTAAGGTCGGCGTCGCTCTGCTCTCATCGAGCGGCCTTGACGAGACGCTGGATCAAGTCGCATCACTGGTGTTTGAGGCTGTGCCCGCAGAGCGCGTCATCATCATGCTGCGCGACGAGAAGGCCGCTGCCGATATGGAGATCAAGGTGGCCCGCCTCCGTGGCAAGGACGATCCTATCGAGGAAGTGCGGCTCAGCCGGGCGATAATGACCGAGGTGATGGAGAATGGCAAGTCGGTCCTTACGTCCGACGCGCAGCATGATCCGCGTTTCGCCTCGCAGACCATCGTCCTACAGGGCATTCGTTCTGTGCTCGCCGTCCCGCTCAGCGTGGACGAACGCCATATTTTTGGCTTGATCTACGCCGATTCGCCAACGAATGAAGCGACCTTTACGAGTGACCATCTTGATATTCTTACGACGCTCGCTTCGGTAGCGTCGATACGCGTCGAGAATGCCAGCCTTCTTGAGGAGCGGATGAACCGCGAGCGGATGGAGCGCGAACTCGAGCTCGCGACCGAGATCCAGCAGAGGTTTCAGCCGTCGGGCCCACCATCGGTCGATGGCTACGAGTTTCAGGGCATCTCATTCTCCTGCTACGAGATTGGCGGTGACTATTACGATTTTATTGAGCGCGGTGACGGCAAGGTCCTGGTCGCGTTGGGTGATGTCTCCGGTAAAGGCACGGGAGCTGCGTTGCTGATGTCGAGCCTTCACGCAGCGATCCACGCTCAGATCGCGGCCAAGAGTTCGCTGGATGAAACTGTAGTTGCGGTCAACGAGTATCTTGCGGAAAATACGCCTGCGAACCGTTTTGTCACGCTATTCATCGCTGAACTCGACCCCGCAACCGGTGACCTCAGATTCATAAACGCCGGGCACAATCCGCCCGTTCTTGGGCGTGCTGACGGCACGGTAGAACAGCTCGAATCCGGCGGCCTCCCGCTTGGGATCATGCCTTTCTCAGAATACGAGGCAGGAACTGTCTCACTCGGGAAAGGCGATGCGCTGGTGATCTACTCTGATGGTGTATCCGAGGCGAATAACCTTGCCGAGGAGGAATTTGGCCTTGAACGCCTTTCAGCAGTGATCAAGGCAAACATTGCCGCTTCCGCTTCGGGTATCCGCGATAAGGTCGAATCGGCGCTGTCCGAATTTACCGGAACCGCGCCCGCCAATGACGACATCACGCTTGTTATCGTCAAGCGCGCGTAATCCGCCCGTTAATGCTCGTCTGGGATCAGAACAAATAGCGAATCAGGTAATAGATACCAAACCCGATGCCCGTGAGTGCCAAAACGAGCGCGGCGACGGCGCAAGCGACGATCAGCTTGAATCTCCGGTAGCGGTTCGCATCGGGCGGGGAAAGCTGGCCTTGCGGGAAATATGGCGGCGGTCTATTCAGCATCTGTCCACAGTCTAAGGTCAAAACTCCAAACTTTCAAACCGGCATCGAACTTGGACTGCCAGATCAGCGCGGGATCTGCTGTTCGAGGTTCGCGAGACCATAGCCAAGAACCGACACCAGCGACGTAACCTTTGCCAGCTCCTGCGGGTCGATCTTGTCGAAGGTATCGGCCGCCGTATGGTGATACATAAAGTACGTCCGCTGGTCGAACCACGGAGCGAACGACGGAACGCCCCTCCGAGTGAGGATGTCAGTGTCGGCACCTACGCCTTGCTGCTGTTGTGAGAGGCCCGCACCCTGAGCTCGCAGGATGTTTGAGAGCGGACCGAAATACGGCATGGCCTCGGGCCGTCCGGCGAAGTTGAATCCGACGGGCCGAGATGCTCCGAGATCGGCCTCGATCGCAGCGAAATGATTCGCAGTGTTGTTTTTCTCGGCCTCTCCATAGGCTCGGGAGCCGCTGCCACCCTGTTCCTCGTCCATCCACGCAATGAAACGGATCGTGCGTTTCGGCGTCAGCTTTAAGTCCTTGAGGATAGCCGGGACAGCCATCGAGGCCGCCACCCCGGCCGCGTCGTCGATCGCGCCTTGCCCAAGGTCCCATGAGTC is a genomic window of Chloracidobacterium sp. containing:
- a CDS encoding protein kinase, whose translation is MASCEKCGVETVDEQHDCAEALSAAPPVDLVSDDMLPPVADCSGEDQEPSATHVVEPDIPSESPATNQSTTGAKGPGLKPLAEGTLLNSRYSIIKKIGGGGMGAVYLAMDNNLGGVERAVKEMVQASIEEDQQIKAIEDFKRESMILSTLDHPAIPTIYDYFYDEDEGRFYLVMKYISGGDLAAKLRTAPGGRIDERTVTEWAAQVADVLTYLHGLPATIVYRDLKPSNLMIDGKTDRIMLIDFGIARSIDQRQEKGVTAVGTMGYAPPELFSGQVEPRSDIYSLGSTMFHLLTGADPQNNPLLIFDFQKNPRPRQINPQLSDQMEWILMRSVEYRAENRFASADEMRRTLMEHLENLAAGTVTYGVSEAPEAVSLANQTVFCGFCGQRIVASDMFCAFCGAKQPIGQQGVHGEVYSSRPASPTAKLLIEGTSELSAPIFSLEKSENLVGRRDPMSNIFPEVDLSRFDPQTKISRRHARIWRDGAAFMVEDLGSSNGTILLGATSDGVRLLPHQPHSLESGDRLRMGDTTLHFVFG
- a CDS encoding RDD family protein; its protein translation is MASISSTALSGGREKVVDFSPSDLRASFSLRCAALFLDYILLLAIPILWLLWGRLLSDTSSNAAPGGLVWFLIIVLFLIDLVLLPLLTARTFGKMVTGLTILKFDGSAIDLATIIKRNIVGYFLTCATLGIGFIVAAFNSTGRTLHDMVAGTVVVQARKTQL
- a CDS encoding FHA domain-containing protein: MKAVKYRDIFEHFGVEDRSTRIVMIVCPRCRTSNLDTSRFCDECGERLAAHFEPIPAAPAYVPPEPEPPVRHDHVTSFGVPEYHTAESISPQTPEAAPPGGPAHSRLVIERGDGPGTEFRLSNDESIIGRWDADNGIFPDVDLDAFDSDAKVSRRHARVIRSGASYMIEDLGSTNGTYVNRGRRLLPGSPQPLADGDEVIVGKTFLRFQIG
- a CDS encoding efflux RND transporter periplasmic adaptor subunit translates to MALTRKTKIIGGIVAAALLLIIVFVSILASRSDTPEVTVVKVENRPQLRSSVTASGEVRPIQFMNLTSEVQGRIEEIYVKEGDQVTKGQPLVRLDPNQLQSNTDAQLAAFQGAQDDVRVSQSQVAAAQNNLAQAQQQLNTAQVAVDSARQGVVTAQADVDRAQIELNAANRELNRNQQLLENGVISRQLYDESKDRVENAKASLNTARSNLSARQLGVKDAQTRVAQQQVAVRDSRRAVETANLSVDSSRSRASQQSAVLRGQRNQRDKTLQVAPINGVIAEIPSKVGTFAVAGLSTTALLTIADMSSINVEVKVDETSIDQVEVGQKAKIKVDAFGDKEIIGEVTQKTPLAVGKSQTSGGLSTNINVQEAKEFRVVVELKDLTEEIRSGLRPGMSATAEITTKTVENVIAVPLQAVIEKKPGADGTPTPELNGSAPQPADKPKMITGVYILDGNKAKFVEVETGIIGESDRQIVSGLKEGDEVITGPSRILNTLKDGTAVKKTTKKDGDNSNKS
- a CDS encoding SpoIIE family protein phosphatase — translated: MADLLVTHPNGETDRFPISRLRTTIGRSARSDVCIPDAFASRLHAEVRQEGDSFWLHDLGSANGTRYEGAVVATAQPIFNGGEIQIGETKIRFEDGAVRRSISSTLIADTTDQLDPSKTIALSGVRNPTAEILDASITSRADLMGIISKVGVALLSSSGLDETLDQVASLVFEAVPAERVIIMLRDEKAAADMEIKVARLRGKDDPIEEVRLSRAIMTEVMENGKSVLTSDAQHDPRFASQTIVLQGIRSVLAVPLSVDERHIFGLIYADSPTNEATFTSDHLDILTTLASVASIRVENASLLEERMNRERMERELELATEIQQRFQPSGPPSVDGYEFQGISFSCYEIGGDYYDFIERGDGKVLVALGDVSGKGTGAALLMSSLHAAIHAQIAAKSSLDETVVAVNEYLAENTPANRFVTLFIAELDPATGDLRFINAGHNPPVLGRADGTVEQLESGGLPLGIMPFSEYEAGTVSLGKGDALVIYSDGVSEANNLAEEEFGLERLSAVIKANIAASASGIRDKVESALSEFTGTAPANDDITLVIVKRA
- a CDS encoding four helix bundle protein, which produces MTVNSYRDLVVWQRAMDLVEACYKIVLEFPPDERYGLSSQLKRAVVSIPANIAEGHGRDGLGEYIHFLGVAQGSLRESETHLLLAGRLGFISKETLDDALRLSEEISRMLGSLMRSLKGRRNQNLTPNT
- a CDS encoding ABC transporter ATP-binding protein codes for the protein MDEENGNGKPAPAAGGALIRMENIWKTYQMGTEELHALRDVSFEVERNEYLAIIGPSGSGKSTLMNLIGCLDSPTKGDYWINGNLVSDMTDDELAHIRNKEVGFVFQTFNLLARATALHNVELPLIYAGMRAGERHDKAQAALASVELGDRVMHRPNELSGGQRQRVAIARALVNHPSILLADEPTGALDSKTSIEIMHLFEKLHEEGNTIILVTHEHDIAERAHRVITIMDGRIKSDERIK
- a CDS encoding ABC transporter permease, coding for MNLTETLKLALSAIWAHKLRSFLTLLGMVIGVTAFMVVLSLLQGFNVYVDEKIAGIGSNSFTVRRFSFEDFKDTDTIAEAQRKKKELTWDELEFLRARATYVDKIGAKALPNSREIKGPNETLRDVRIDGAEPVIGEIEKLDIAEGRYFTEAENDNAMRVCYVGMDVATKLYPRGDAVGSEITIEGIPYRIIGVQTAKGTIFGQPQDNFVQFPIKTYGASFGGLRGSRGLYFVVTARNDKVFDDAVEEVRTLLRTKRKLTFGEKDTFGILTPDAITGLKDRLFGVISMIILIVPSIALVVGAIVIMNIMLVAVTERTKEIGIRKSLGARQGDILRQFLFESGTLAVIGGAVGLSVAYFLGFILSRYILETRITLLSGLFAIVFSGGIGIIAGLMPAWKAARMDPIEALRTE
- a CDS encoding ABC transporter permease translates to MMLTAGPFYENFKMAIDTLKANKLRSFLTIFGVVVGVVTVMLISSAISGFDLAFRKEIESYGTRSIFLYKFDIGVRTSSPTREERMRKPLTMDDAAALARLPSVELAVPYLDVSSSFFGQKVSVTGKNGKTSSAVQLVGTMPDVERAPGEVLIDGRWFSPGEHEAKTNVCVIGDFVKETYFPYESPIGQTIEIGGLEFRITGLLEKREQLFGGGGGNNDQTNVIYMPMGAALKIKPAAEDLFILAVAREGQLEKAKDDIQDLLRIRRQVAFGEKNNFAMETAASIIDQFRAIMAMTFLFMVVISSVGLMIGGLGVMNIMLVSVTERTREIGIRKAIGARKSDILLQFLIEAATLTGFGGLLGLLIGWALSFVVKIFFPAYVPLWAPLAGFGASVGIGIIFGLFPAWKAARLDPIESLRYE